A window from Deltaproteobacteria bacterium encodes these proteins:
- a CDS encoding nuclear transport factor 2 family protein, producing the protein MSKGEPNLMSLQTMQKEIEYLVSQYARSIDEADTDLAATLWSTTDEATFIHPRSHERGWEQVKKRLYEETMRDRFTHRKLQIHDLDVQCYENMAIAVFYWTFDAIFRSDGRLHRTQGRETQVFRYTDDRWLLVHVHYSGMPITGEREGF; encoded by the coding sequence ATGTCTCTCCAAACCATGCAAAAAGAAATAGAATATCTTGTCAGCCAGTATGCCAGGTCTATTGATGAGGCAGATACTGATCTTGCAGCAACCCTCTGGTCAACGACGGATGAGGCGACATTTATCCATCCCAGAAGCCATGAACGCGGTTGGGAACAGGTGAAAAAGCGGCTCTATGAGGAGACGATGCGTGACAGATTCACCCATCGGAAACTTCAGATTCATGATCTCGATGTACAGTGCTACGAGAACATGGCAATTGCGGTATTCTACTGGACGTTTGACGCAATTTTTCGGAGCGACGGGAGGCTGCACCGGACGCAAGGAAGAGAAACCCAAGTCTTTCGATATACTGACGACCGTTGGCTGCTGGTGCATGTCCACTATTCTGGAATGCCAATCACAGGGGAACGAGAAGGTTTTTGA